The Effusibacillus pohliae DSM 22757 genome segment ACCGCTATATCAGGCGCCATTTCATGCCGCTCCAGCGTTTTCAAAGTCTGTTGTAGCCGTTCGTCGGGAGCGGTCGGAAACGTGATCAGTTGAACTACCGTGATGCCGCTCAGAGGGTGTTCGCTCAGGATGTCGCGGGCGCGGGCGAAGGAACTGTCCAGAAGCGCCTGCACCGGTTCCGGGAAGCCCCGCACCAGCCGAAGCAGCACTCCCCGCCGCCCGTCCGATTTGAACAGAGACGTTTCCGGAAACAGCACGCCCGGCGGAAACCATGCGTACCCCTCTTTTTGAATTAGCTCGCGGGCCAGGACCAGTTCAAATGATTCCATGCATTCTCCACTCCGTTTCACTCCCAGTTTCTCTTATTCGGCCGGTTTGTGCAAGGCCTGGTCCGAAACCTGGCGGACCGTATTGGGGAATGCACCGTCACAAGCCTCTTTCATGCAATGCGGTGGGAGAGCAAACTGCCTGATTCCCCGGCAGGGCCGAGGGCTTTGCAAGCGGTGCAGGGTTTGCTATACTGTATTTTGTAAGGATCGTCACATACGAATCGAAAACATTCGCATATACTACGATTAGAACAAGGTACTCGCTTGGAGTTTGCGAATGTGTTGCCGTTAGTTGGTGATACTAGCAAGCGGTATGGTTGATCCATTGTTATGGAGGTGTCTGCGATGGAAGATTTGCGTGAACGCGTGCAGAACGCACTGGATAAAATCCGCCCGGGCCTGATGGCGGACGGCGGGGATGCGGAACTGGTGGATGTCGATCCGGAAAAAGGCATTGCCACCATTCGCATGGTGGGCGCATGCGGCGGTTGCCCGATGTCAACGATGACGCTGAAAATGGGAATTGAACGCACCATTCGCGCGGCCGTTCCCGAAATCAAGGAAGTGATCGCCGTTTAATGGCGGAGGGAACATCGTTCCCGCGATGGTTCAATTTTGAATCTAGCTGGTTTTTTTGGCATACAGGGAGGTCCTCACATGGCTGCAAATGCAGTGGTGAAAATCACCGATCAAACATTTGAACAAACGATCCGATCCGACAAGCCGGTGTTGGTCGATTTTTGGGCGGAATGGTGCGGTCCCTGCCGGATGCTCGCACCGATTTTGGACGAGGTTGCGGCCGAATATGGCGAAAAGCTCACCGTTGCGAAACTGAACGTCGACGAAAATCCGGCTACGTCGCAAAAGTTCGGAATCATGTCGATTCCGACCATGCTGGTCTTTAAAAACGGCCAAGTCGTGAAGACTCTTGTCGGTTACATGTCCAAAAAGGACCTGCTCGACAAGTTGGCGGATGTAATGTAATGGTTGACCACACAAGAGTCGTGCCCAGGGCGCGGCTCCATTTTTTTAACTCAAACTTTTTCATATCTGCTGGGGGTCGGAGGGATCTGGTTGTTAAAGATTGGCGCAAACGTTTCGATTGCAAAGACGGGCATGCTGGCTGCCGTTGAAGAGACCATTTCGTATCATGCAAATACTTTCATGATTTACACCCGCTCAAACCGCGGGGGCAAGGCCCGGCCGATCGAGGAGTTTAACCGGGATGAAGCGGCGGAGCTGATGAAGCAGCACGGGATTGTCGATCCGGTTGTGCATGCTCCCTACTTGATCAATCTTGCGTCACCGGTTGAGAACACGTGGGAGTATGGGGTGGAATTGCTGCGGGAAGACATTCGGCGCACATCCTATCTGGGGATCAAATATCTCGTGTTCCATCCGGGCGCGCATGTTGGACAAGGGGCCAGCTACGCGGTCAAGCGGATCGCCGAAGGGTTAAACGCGATCCTGACCGGGGACGAAGACCTGTTTGTCTGTTTGGAAACGATGGCGGGGGACGGTTCAAAAGTCGGCAACAGCTTCGAAGAGATTGCGGAAATCATTTCACTCGTTAAGCACAAAGACCGTCTGGGCGTCTGCGGTGACACCTGCCATATGTATTCGTACGGCTATGACATTGTGAACGATTTTGACGGGGTGATGCAAAAATTTGATGACATCATCGGCCTCGACCGGCTTAAAGTGTTTCATATCAACGATTCGAAAACCCCGTTCGGTTCCCGCAAGGACCGGCACGAGAACATCGGCCTCGGGTCGATCGGCATTGAAGCGATGAAACGCATTGTCTACCATGATTTGTTAAAGGACATGCCGCTTATTCTGGAAACGCCGGAAGGGCGCTACAAAGAAGAGATCGCGCTGCTGCGGGGCGAAATCGAGCGGCCGGGCTATCTTGATTCGCGCCGTTAAATTCTATGGATCACCATTCCCTGCTGCCCTTCAACGTTCACAGTTTTGTCAGCGGAAAGCCTGTTCATTCCGCCAGCGATGGTATATAATGTGTTCGAGCAACCAGTACACACAACGATTTGGAGGAAGCAGCATGTTTCAACAAATTGGGTTTCCCGGTTTGGTGCTGATTTTGATTATCGCGCTGATCGTGTTTGGACCGAGCAAGCTGCCGGAACTCGGCCGCGCGTTCGGCCGCACGTTGCGGGAATTTAAAGATGCGACAAAAGGACTGGCGGATGACGACGCTTCCACCATCTCAAAGACGGAAGTGAAGCCGGAAGTTAACCAGCTTAAACCGGAACCGGCTGAACCGAAAAAATAAATCGCGACAAACGCTCGGTAAACCGGGCGTTTTGCTTTTCCCGATGCTGTTGACAAGGAGACAGGGATTTCATTTTGACAGATTTGGCAGACGGTTGTAAAATATAGAAAAATGGTCAACCTGTGAAACTCGCTGGTTGGCTATTGCGGAACGTTTGCTAGGTTGGTGCTGCTATAACGGATGGTTGTAGGAGTATTTACCGGCATAAAACAATCTCTGGTTCGCCAGAAGTTTGTTTTATGTCGGTTTTCATTTTTTTGGGGAAGTGCCAGCCTCATCGTATCGGGAAAGTGGGTGAGAGAGCAGTTTGGTACCTGTTGGCTGCAACCGGTGGTCAGAAAAATCTCGAAATGGGAAAGGAGTCATCCAAACGTGCAACAAGTGAAAAATCGTTGGCTGATTGCGGCGGCGGCCGTCGGCATCCACATCTCGATCGGCTCGGTGTACGCCTGGAGTGTGTTCACAAAGCCGCTGATGAAGCAATTCGGCTGGAATCTGCAGCAGGTGTCGTTGACATTCAGTATCGCCATTCTGTTCCTCGGGCTATCGGCCGCCTTCCTCGGCCATTTTGTCGAGAAACACGGACCGAGGCGATCGGGCACGCTGTCGGCGATATTTTTCGGACTCGGCATCATCGGTTCCGGTCTGGCGGTGAAACTCGGATCGCTGCCGCTTCTGTATCTGTTTTACGGCGTGCTGGGAGGAATCGGGCTTGGCGTCGGGTATATCACACCGGTCTCGTCATTGGTCAAATGGTTTCCTGACAGGCGTGGACTGGCTACCGGTTTGGCGATTATGGGATTTGGTTTCGCTTCGCTGATCAGCAGTCCGATTATGGCACGGTTGATTCAGTCGGTCGGCATTGCCGAGACATTCTTTGTTCTGGGAAGCGTTTATTTCGTCATAATCTTTTCCGCCGCCCAGTATCTGTCGCCGCCGCCGGAAGGCTGGATGCCTCGCGGGTTTCAGGCACAGGTGGAGTCCGGTGCCAAAAAGGTGAACCAGGATCTCTCGCAGTTGACTGCCAATGAAGCGGTCAAAACGCGGCGGTTTTGGTACCTGTGGATCATGCTGTTCATTAATGTGACTTGCGGGATCGCGATTCTTTCTGTCGCCTCGCCGATGGCGCAGGAGATTGCCGGCATGACGCCGATCGCTGCTGCGACGATGGTCGGGTTATTGGGATTGTTCAACGGAGCGGGGCGGATAGGCTGGGCATCCGTTTCCGACTACATTGGCAGGCCGAATGTGTACACCGCGTTTTTCGTGCTCCAAATCATTGCATTTTTTCTGTTGCCGTCCTCCACGAATGCGCTGCTGTTTCAAGTTCTGCTGTTCCTGATCATGACTTGTTACGGCGGCGGCTTCGCTTCGATCCCCGCCTACATAGGGGATCTGTTTGGGACGAAGCAGTTGGGGGCGATTCATGGATACGTGTTAACCGCCTGGTCGGCCGCCGGACTGGCGGGACCGATTTTCACCTCTTGGCTGCGGGAAACGACCAACAGCTACACCGGCACTTTGTATGTGTTTGCGGTCATGTTTTGCGCAGCATTGACCGTTTCGTTGCTGATCCGGTTGGACATCAAACGTCTGCGGGCCGGTAACCATCCCCGCAAGTTCGATCTGGCGGGGTAAGCGGCACTGACTAGGTATAACGTACCTTTTTTTACCGGATTTGTTTTTGTATACTGATAGATAGGATCTGCTCAATCGGGGTGAATTGGCGGAGTGAAGAACAAAGAGGCGCTGTTCAATGAGATCGTCCGGCGGGTTCGCAAGGATCATTTCGGTAAAGGGCCGGAGAAGATCAAAACCACTTTTGTCGACAATATGGCGATCTCGATACTGCACGGGAACCTGACTCCGACCGAAAAGTTCATTGCCCAGACGCCGCAAGGGGCGGATATGATCCACACGGCCCGCACCAAAATGATCCAGCGGGTGTACGCCGACAAGGTACCGGAAGGCATGGAGGAAGTAGTCGGGGCCAAACTGTTGTATCTGTTTTCCGATTTTAAGGTGGAAGAAGATATGGCGGTATCCGTGTTTATTTTCGACCGCAAAATCGATGTCGATGAATAGCCTCGAATTGCCGGCATAAAACAATCTCTGGTTCGCCAGAAGTTTGTTTTATGCCGATTTTTTATGCTTCACCCAATTCGCCTGCACATCTGGAAAATAACTGCCGGCAGCGAACAACCGGACAATTGTAGTAACAATGAATGCAGGAACTCGATTTCTTGAAAAAATTTCACCAAAGGGTGATCCTTTTGTTCACAAGACGCTCCCCCAACCCGTACAAACTGCTGCTGGAAGCGAAATACCTGGCGCAGGACAACTCCTACCAATACCGTGCCATTCTTCGGTATTTTTACGAACAGCAGCAACGATACTGAAACCGGCTGAACCGGAGGAGATTTACCGCGCGGTTCGGGAGCGGATGGATCCGCAAGACGCCGCCGCGTATACGGAAGAGCTGCTGCATCAGGACTTGCAGCAGCTGTATGGGTGGGGGAAACCTGGTTCGGAGACAATCAAGGTATCCAAGATCGAAGATTTCAAGAAAAAAAGGTACTGGTACCAGGCGAGCCTACACCATTCGCCTGAAACGGCTGGTGGAAGAACTGGAGAGCCTTGGCGAATCGTACGGCGGATCGCTGGAAGTCACCCAGTTCGAGATTTAACTACATCATGAACCCGCAGGCGTTGTGGGGCGATTACGACACCGTCTCCAGCCTGTCGATCTGCCAGTTGATCCGCCCGAAAAACGCGGACTACGTAACCGTCGTTCGCTATCGATGGGATGGTCTGGTTTTGCAGTTGCTGGATGGTGAAAGCGGGGGGCCGGGCACCCAGGAGTCAGAATCCGCAGAGTTGGCAACGTTGGACAGAGAGGTGGCTGCCGGAATCGATCAGGAAGGTGGGGGCGATGAGTAATGGGCAGGACAAAGAGACATTGCGGCAAAAGGAAACGTTGCGGCAAGCGGTTCATTATTTTCGGACACAAAAAAAACGGGTACGACCGGTTGTTTTCGGAGCTGTACCGAAAATACCGCAGTATTGGACGTTTTGGCGGAAAGATCAAGCTGAAGAATTTGTCGTTCCCGGAAGCAGAGGCGCTGACCGGTTTGTTGAACCGTTTTTTTGAAGCCGGTTCGGACGTCACCATCTCGGCAAAAGATGTGGAACAGGCGATTGGGCAAACCCGCTTTGGCAGCGTTGGCTTAAAGGCGATTCTCGAAGAATATATGGGGCAGCCTTTGCAGACAAAGAAAGCCGAGCGAGCGGACAGGGAGGCGAGATGGCAAACGTTTGGGCGGGAACTGTGCCTCGCATACAAACTGACAAGTGATTCGACCGGTGCCCAGCGGTCTATCAGGAATCGTTTTACGAGCAGCTTTATATGGACATCAGGCAGCGAATCGTGAGATGAACCAAGAGCTAGTGAATGATGCGCTGAGCATGCGTGTAGACGTTCAGTTTCTGCCCCCGCACAAAGCCGACGACGGTGATGCCGAGTTCGTCCGCCATTTGCAGGGCGAGGTCTGTGGGGGCAGATTTAGAGATGAGGATGCCGATTCCGATTTTGGCCACCTTCAACAGCACTTCCGACGATACCCGGCCGCTGAAGACGATCAGTTTGTCATGCAGGGAAAACCGGTTTTGCAGCCAGTGTCCGTAAATTTTGTCTAACGTATTGTGCCTGCCAATGTCGGTCCGCACGATCAGGAGCGAGTCTCTGTCGCAGAGGGCAGCATTGTGGACCCCGCCCGTGTTTTGAAAATGGGAGGAGCTTTGCTGCAACAACTCCATCAGATACAAGCATTGCTCGATCGTCACCTGCGCCTTGCTCGTGACGGTCTTGGCCGTTTTTACATCGTTGTGAAAATAGAACGACTGCCGACTTTTGCCGCAGCAGGAACCGATAAACCGCTTCGAGAAAAACTCCGCGGCGACCGGCTGCTTGTTGCCGATCTCCACATAGGCAAAGCCGCGCTTTTCATCGATTGTGACCGACTCGATCTCGTCCGGAAAGCGTATAATCCCTTCGGACGCCAGGAATCCGATCGCCATATCGCGCAGGTCGGATGGCGTGCAAACGAGCGTGGCAAACTCGCTGCCGTTCAACACAATGGTGAGCGGGTATTCGGTCACGATCTCGTCCATCTGCTCGACAAGCCCGCCGCCGTCGTATTTGAGAATCGTCTTTTTGGTTGTGGCATCCATTGGTCTTCCACCTCTCCCTTTTCAGCAGACGATGCGACCGATATTGTGATGTGTGACGTTTCATGCTATTATATTTTTAAGAGTAAATACGAAATTCCAAATCGTCAACAGGTTGGCACTATGAACAAATACGAAGCCGAATTCAGCAATTTGGTGCGGGCGTATCGCAAGCGGCATTTGGGGAGGGGCCCGACCAAAATCACCACCACGTTTTGCAAGAACTGGGCGATCTGCGAGATGGAGGGCAACCTGACGCCAGTCGAGAAGTTCATTGCCAGTGCCGATGGAGGCAAACAGATTCTGCGCTCGGCCCGAACGGAGTTGGTGAAGCAAATCTATCGCAAGCACCCTCCGGTCGAAATGGAAAAACTGCTCGGGGCCAAGTTCGTGGATTTGTTTGTCGATATCGATTTGGAACGGGATTTTGGGATGTCGATCTTCGTGTTCGACCAGAATATTGAGCAAAAATTTTGCATGGATGAATAGGCAGTTGGCACTTGGTAGCGAACCTGCTAAAGACTAACCGCCGTGAAATCCCTCTTTTTTTCTCCTTTCGCGTGGAAAAAGAGGATTTTGCGGTGGTTTTTTGTTTCTGGTTCATATCATCTGGCACAGGAGTGATGTTGCATGGGAAAGACAAAACATACCGGCCCGATTCGGCTGCCGAAGCTACCTGACCCGAAACTGTGGGTCAGCCCCGTACCGTTTGGACTCGGCAAAATCAAACCGCATCACATTCGGGACACCTTGAAGGTTGCCTGGGAGAACCGGGACAATCTCGCTTATGCGGCGCGAATTTTGACGCAGGGGGTGTGCGACGGGTGCGCGCTGGGAGTAGCTGGCCTGCATGACCAAACCTTGAGCGGTCCGCATCTTTGCACGACCCGTTTGAATGTACTGCGTTTGAACACAATGCCGGCGATGAAACCGGAGGTGATTCACGCCGATATCGACGAACTGAGAAGAATGGACTCTACTGCCCTCCGCAAATTGGGCCGTATCCCGTATCCGCTCATCCGCTGCAACGGGGAGCGCAAGTTCCGGCGCATTTCCTGGGATGAGGCGCTGGATCTGATCGCCGATAAAATCAAGCGGATCGATCCGAAACAACTCGCCTTTTATCTGACCTCGCGCGGAACGCCGAATGAATCGTATTATGTGGCGGCGAAAGTGGCCCGGTTTCTGGGAACTAACAATATCGACAATGCCTCCCGGATTTGCCACTCGCCGTCGAAGACGGCGCTGAAGCGGTCGCTTGGGATCGGCGCGTCAAGCTGCAATTACAAAGACTGGATCGGCACCGATGTGCTCGTGTTCTGGGGAAGCGTCGCCGCCAACAACCAGCCGGTCTCGACCAAATATATGTATGCGGCGAAACGCAAGGGAACCAAAATCATCGTGATCAACCCGTACCATGAACCGGCGATGGAAAAGTATTGGATTCCTTCCATTCCGGAATCGGCTTTGTTTGGCACGAAAATCGCCGACGATTTTTACCAGGTGAACATCGGCGGCGACATCGCGTTCATGAACGGTGTGATGAAGCACTGGTTCGAGATGGAGGAACGACAGCCGGGGTCGGCCATTGACCACGAGTTCGTACGGGAACATGTGAACGGTTTCGAAGAACTGCGAGATCACGTGACGAGATACGATTGGGAGACGCTGGAGAAATCATCCGGCTTGTCGCGGGAGCGGATGTACGAATTCGCAAAACTGCTGGCGGAAGCGAAATCGGCGGTTTTCGTCTGGTCGATGGGGCTGACGCAGCACCGGTTTGGTACGGACAATATTTCGCAGGTGGCCAACCTGGCGCTGTTGCGCGGGTTTTTGGGCCGCGAACACTGCGGTCTGATGCCGATCCGGGGCCATTCCGGGGTGCAGGGATCGGGCGAGATGGGAGCCGACCCGTTCAGCCTGCCCGGCGGCGACTTCAAAAGCACGGACATCGAACGGATCGAGCAGGTGTGGGGATTCGAGTTGCCGAAGTGGCAAGGCGACATTGTCGGCGTGACGCTGGAAAATGCGCTGCTGCCGGAGGATCACGAGCGGAAGCTGAAGCTGTTCTACACATCGGGAGGGAACTTCCTGGAGACGATGCCAGACCCCGAATTTGTCCGCGAGTGCTTGGAAAATGTGGACATTCGCGTGCATCAGGACATTATTTTCAACACATCGACGCTGGTGGACGCGAAAGAAGCGGTGATCGTGCTGCCGGCGATGACCCGGTACGAGATGCCGGGCGGCGTAACGTCCACCTCGACCGAGCGAATGGTCTACTTTTCCCCGGAAATCAAGGGACCGAGGATTGCGGAAGCTCGTCCTGAATGGGAGATCTATATCGACCTCGCCGCCCGTGTGAAACCGGAGCAAAAGCACCTGATCTGGTTCCACAACACACAGGAAATCCGCGATGAGATCGCGAAAGCGGCTCCAAATTACGACGGCATCCAGCATCTGAAAAAACAGGGGGATGTGTTCCAGTGGGGCGGCGCCTGGCTGTGTGAAGGCGGGGTCTGCCCGACGCCGGACGGGCGGGGGAATCTGATTCCGATCGAGTTACCGGAACTGCGGAAACCGGAAGGACAATTTTATGTGACCACCCGCCGCGGCAAACAATTCAACTCGATGATCTACAGCGAAACCGATCCGTTCAACAACGCGGACCGCTATGACGTGTTGATTAACCCGGCGGACGCGGAAACGCTTGGCATCCGGGAAGGCGAAGCGATCGTGGTCTACAACGAGCATGGAACGTTTCACGGCCGCGCCAAGTTTGAGAACGTGAGACCGGGCAACATCGAGGTCCACTGGCCGGAAGGGAACGTGCTGATTCCGAAAGGCGTCTACGAACAATACGCGGGCATCCCGGAATACAACACCGCAGTCATTGTGGAAAAAGCGGAGACCTATCACGCTTACAAAGACACCCGGTATGTGGAAAAGAGAATCGAAGAACTGGAGATGAGCGCGGGCTAAGAGTTTGTGCTGCCCAACGTGCATATTGCACGTTGGGTTTTGTTGTGTAAACAAAGCCGGCAACTGGAAGGCTCTATGTCTATGCGGATGACAAGTTCCTTACAAGCTTAGCGGTGGCAGTTCAAGAAAAAAGGGAACCGAACAAGTGAAATGGAATATAGGTAAAAGGAGCGCTTCGTTCGTGAAAGATGAAAACATGTGTAATGGCGAGAAAAACGAAGAAAACATTAATTCTTTGAGGGAGGTGCAGGTCATTGGCAGCAGGGGGATGCTGCGCAAAGTACGGAATCATCATCCTGGCAGGCGGAAAATCCAGCCGCATGGGAATCGACAAAGCATTGTTGACGATCCGCGGCAAACCGGTGATTGCGCGGATTCGGGACGAACTGAAACAAGCGGTTGTCGGCGGGCCAGCGGCGGTGTCCGGTAGTCAGGGAGTGGCCAGCGGTCACGAAGCAGAGGGAAGGCACAAAAAGGAGGAAAGTCGGGTCCCCTTTGTGATCGTTGCCAATGATCCTGCTGCGTACCGGTTCCTGGGGGAAAAAACGGTAACGGACCGTTATCCGGGCCGCGGGCCGCTGGCCGGCATCGAAGCCGGATTGAGAGCCTCTGCCTATGAGTGGAACCTGGTGGTTGCTTGTGACATGCCGTTGGTGACGGGGCAGGCGGGCCGTTTCTTGTTGGAACAGGCGGTCGCCGCGGAGCGGCCCGTTCAGGTGGATGCGGTTGTTCCGGTGATCGACGGGCGATTACAGCCGCTGTTCGCCGTTTATCACAAACGCTGCGCCGACCGGATCGAACGGTTGCTGCAGGCGGAACAACTGAAAATGACCGATTTGCTGGAACAGTTGCGTGTCAAACGGGTAACGGAAGCCGATTTTCCGGCTGAGATCGACACGGGCCGCGTGTTCATTAACATGAATCGGCCGGATGAATACGAACAGGTTCAACAAATGGTAGACGCAGGTTGTGGCGGGCCAGTTCGAACGGATCGACGCCGCAGATCGCGGCCGCCGGGATGAGTGCCCAGGGAATCAAGGTGCCGCCGCCAATCCAGACCGCCGCGATCTGGCCGAGCGCGGTGAGCGTGGCGATGCCGTTGTAAAAGAAGGCGGCGATCGGGATGACCGGACCGAACACTTTGAACCCGAATTCGAATCCTTTTTCCCGAGCGAACCGGTCGCCCGCAGCGAAATCGCAAAAATGCCAATGATGCAAACCAGACTCGTGTGACGCCGCAACACCATCACACCGATGATCAACAAAATAAATAGGAGATAGACCCAGTGCAGCGAGAGCAGCTGAACACCGATTTTCATTCCCTGCCTTTATAGAATTACGGGCAGGCCGCCCGGCTTCACACAATGATGCCGGCGAACGACCTATGACGGTTGGTAGGAAAAGCGGTTTCTGGCAAAAAAAGGTCTCCGCATCTGCAGAGACCCTGTAAGACAACGAGATGGGACTGCCGCTATAGACGGTTGTCCGGCTCTGCATCGGCAGAGACCCTGTCACAACCCTGCTGCCCCGGTTTCTATTGTTTCGGCAATTTCGCGAACGCCCGGCGTGCTGCTGCGATCGTGTAGTCGATATCGTCCCGCGTATGGGCGGTGGAGATGAACCACGCTTCGTATTTGGAAGGTGCGAGGCAGATCCCCTCGTCCAGCATCAGCTTGAAAAATCGGCCGAATTGCTCGCCGTCGGTCGCCTGCGCATCCGCGTAGTTGCGTACCGATTCGGTACGCCCGAAGTAGACCGTCAACGCCCCCTTCATCCGGTTGATCGTGATCGGGTGACCGGATTCCCTCGCCGCGTTCCACAATCCTTCTTCCAGAATCCGCCCCAGTTCGTCCAGGCGCTCATACGTTCCCGGCTCCTGCAGCGTTTCCAGGCAGGCGATCCCGGCCGAGATGGAAGCCGGATTGCCGGCCATCGTGCCGGCCTGGTAGGCGGGCCCGAGGGGGGCGACTTTTTCCATGATGTCCTGCCGACCGCCGTAGGCGCCGATCGGCAGGCCGCCGCCGATGATTTTGCCGAGCGCCGTCATGTCCGGGTATACCTTCAGCAGATCCTGCGCCCCGCCGTAGTGGAAGCGGAAGGCGGTGATGACTTCGTCATAGATCACCAGCGCCCCGTGCTTGTGTGCCAGCTCATTCACACCTTCGAGAAAACCGGGTTCCGGCGGCACGATCCCAAAATTGCCGACGATCGGCTCGACCAGCACGGCCGCCACCTGTTCCCCCCAGTGATGCAGCGCCTCTTCCAACCCCGACAGATCGTTGAACGGCACCGTGATCACTTCGTTTGCGATCGATTGCGGGATGCCGGCCGAATCGGGGATGCCCAGCGTCGACGGCCCCGAACCTGCCGCCACCAGCACCAGATCGGAGTGGCCGTGGTAGCAGCCGGCGAATTTGATGATTTTGTCCCGTTTGGTGTAGGCGCGTGCCACACGGATGGTCGTCATCACCGCTTCCGTGCCGGAATTGACGAAGCGGATTTTTTCAAGCGACGGGATCGCCGTCTGCAGCATCTTGGCAAAATCGATCTCCAGCGTCGTCGGGGTCCCGTACAGCACCCCGTTTTCCGCCGCCCGGGCGATCGCCTTTGCCACATGCGGATGGCCGTGGCCGTGAATCAGCGGGCCGTACGCTGCCAGGTAATCGATATACCGGTTGCCGTCCACGTCCCACAGATAAGCACCTTTGCCCCGTTCCATAAACACCGGTGCGCCGCCGCCGACCGCCTTGAACGCGCGGGACGGAGAGTTGACGCCGCCGACGATGTACTCCTGCGCTTCCTCGTAGTAGCGCTCCGAATTTGTGCGATTCATCGCGATCCCTCCCATCTCCGATATGGTACCAATGTTTTCAGCGCCCGTCCACAGAATGGGGTGCGGGCCCGCGTGATTGCAGCGGAGACGGCCGGAAAGGTGGACGGGAAGGCGAAGGTCAATTTTTCGATGCAATTCGACAATAAAAAATCGTATATTTTGACGATTCGGTATTTTCGACTTGCCGGTATAATGATCCAAGAAAGTTGCAATCGTTGCAAGAAAAAGGGGGCATTCTATGCGAGCGGCCGTGCTACGAAACTATGGGGAGAGAATCATTGTCGAGGAAGTGGAATTGCGGGAACCGCAAAAAGGGGAAGTCAAAGTCCGGATGAAAGCGGCCGGCATCTGCCACAGCGACCTCCATGTGATCACGGCCGATTTGCCGCTGCCGGTGCCGATTGTGCTGGGCCATGAGGGAGCCGGTGAAGGGGGAAACGCTGCCATTTTCCCTGACCGGTGCCCCGCCCGAACATTTCGTGTTTACGCTAAAGGAGCCGATCGGCGTGGCGGGACTCATTACACCCTGGAATTTCCCGTTGCTGATGCCCGCCTGGAAAATCGCTCCGGCGCTGGCCGCAGGCTGCAGCATGGTGTTGAAACCGGCGCCGCAGACGCCTCTCACCGCTTTAAAACTGGCGGAAATCTGCGAAGAAGCAGGCGTTCCTGCGGGTGTGGTCAACGTCGTTCCTGGCGGTGATGAAGCAGGTAAAGCTTTGGTAGCTCATCGGGAAGTGCCGAAAATTGCGTTTACGGGAGAGACAGCGACAGGCCGCCATATTTTGGCGTCCGCCGCCCCACATATCAAGCGCGTGACTTTGGAGTTGGGCGGCAAGTCCCCCAATATCGTGTTCAATGACGCAAATTTGGAGGAGGCGGCCCAGAGCGCCCTGTTCGGCATCTTCTTCAACTCCGGCCAGGTATGCCAGGCTGGCAGCCGGATTTTTGTACAACGGGAATCTTACGAGCCCTTTCTGGAAGCGCTTTCTTCGATGGCCCGCAAGTTGAAGGTCGGGCAGGGAACCGACCCAACCACCGATTTGGGGCCGGTCATCAGCGAGGAACAGTTGAACAAGATCGAAAGCTACATCGAACGGGGAAAACGGGATGGTGCCGAATTGCTGGTGGGAGGCAACCGTCCGACCCATTTGCCAAAAGGCTATTTTATCGAACCGACGATCTTTGCCGGTGTCCGGCCGGACATGGCGATCGCTCGCGAGGAAATTTTCGGTCCCGTGGCAGCTGTGCTTCCTTTCAGCGATGAGGAAGACGTCATCCGGCAGGCGAA includes the following:
- a CDS encoding DUF2294 domain-containing protein; this encodes MNKYEAEFSNLVRAYRKRHLGRGPTKITTTFCKNWAICEMEGNLTPVEKFIASADGGKQILRSARTELVKQIYRKHPPVEMEKLLGAKFVDLFVDIDLERDFGMSIFVFDQNIEQKFCMDE
- a CDS encoding FdhF/YdeP family oxidoreductase, which translates into the protein MGKTKHTGPIRLPKLPDPKLWVSPVPFGLGKIKPHHIRDTLKVAWENRDNLAYAARILTQGVCDGCALGVAGLHDQTLSGPHLCTTRLNVLRLNTMPAMKPEVIHADIDELRRMDSTALRKLGRIPYPLIRCNGERKFRRISWDEALDLIADKIKRIDPKQLAFYLTSRGTPNESYYVAAKVARFLGTNNIDNASRICHSPSKTALKRSLGIGASSCNYKDWIGTDVLVFWGSVAANNQPVSTKYMYAAKRKGTKIIVINPYHEPAMEKYWIPSIPESALFGTKIADDFYQVNIGGDIAFMNGVMKHWFEMEERQPGSAIDHEFVREHVNGFEELRDHVTRYDWETLEKSSGLSRERMYEFAKLLAEAKSAVFVWSMGLTQHRFGTDNISQVANLALLRGFLGREHCGLMPIRGHSGVQGSGEMGADPFSLPGGDFKSTDIERIEQVWGFELPKWQGDIVGVTLENALLPEDHERKLKLFYTSGGNFLETMPDPEFVRECLENVDIRVHQDIIFNTSTLVDAKEAVIVLPAMTRYEMPGGVTSTSTERMVYFSPEIKGPRIAEARPEWEIYIDLAARVKPEQKHLIWFHNTQEIRDEIAKAAPNYDGIQHLKKQGDVFQWGGAWLCEGGVCPTPDGRGNLIPIELPELRKPEGQFYVTTRRGKQFNSMIYSETDPFNNADRYDVLINPADAETLGIREGEAIVVYNEHGTFHGRAKFENVRPGNIEVHWPEGNVLIPKGVYEQYAGIPEYNTAVIVEKAETYHAYKDTRYVEKRIEELEMSAG
- the mobA gene encoding molybdenum cofactor guanylyltransferase; translated protein: MAAGGCCAKYGIIILAGGKSSRMGIDKALLTIRGKPVIARIRDELKQAVVGGPAAVSGSQGVASGHEAEGRHKKEESRVPFVIVANDPAAYRFLGEKTVTDRYPGRGPLAGIEAGLRASAYEWNLVVACDMPLVTGQAGRFLLEQAVAAERPVQVDAVVPVIDGRLQPLFAVYHKRCADRIERLLQAEQLKMTDLLEQLRVKRVTEADFPAEIDTGRVFINMNRPDEYEQVQQMVDAGCGGPVRTDRRRRSRPPG
- a CDS encoding glutamate-1-semialdehyde 2,1-aminomutase; its protein translation is MNRTNSERYYEEAQEYIVGGVNSPSRAFKAVGGGAPVFMERGKGAYLWDVDGNRYIDYLAAYGPLIHGHGHPHVAKAIARAAENGVLYGTPTTLEIDFAKMLQTAIPSLEKIRFVNSGTEAVMTTIRVARAYTKRDKIIKFAGCYHGHSDLVLVAAGSGPSTLGIPDSAGIPQSIANEVITVPFNDLSGLEEALHHWGEQVAAVLVEPIVGNFGIVPPEPGFLEGVNELAHKHGALVIYDEVITAFRFHYGGAQDLLKVYPDMTALGKIIGGGLPIGAYGGRQDIMEKVAPLGPAYQAGTMAGNPASISAGIACLETLQEPGTYERLDELGRILEEGLWNAARESGHPITINRMKGALTVYFGRTESVRNYADAQATDGEQFGRFFKLMLDEGICLAPSKYEAWFISTAHTRDDIDYTIAAARRAFAKLPKQ